A single window of Desulfatiglans sp. DNA harbors:
- a CDS encoding AAA family ATPase — translation MSCNCFNLPGYLKVAKKRKGIIISAIAVSLLLSLIFTAWRAMPPMYLSSCSIKFTSAPGEGGLLNRLLSMPADEIETQQAIMLSHDFLAGVAAKTLLIKPGMRADDPKVNDIIEDLRSRLSVEREGKADILRVKVVDKDPDHALKLAETLSSTLIKDYRDAHDKRLDEVIAHINEEHQATVDKLKAKEEVLERFIRENRLVSIDLEGEALFVKKNEIEGKAGKNNTVLEPELKKVNENIDLHMDKKIEFDRLKMEIESLRNISAFLEKKRQETMIRKAENPDDVRVVTPAQRAALPYNEPDYLKTVLSALIAGIILGLILTIIIEAIDHSAVLIEKLEKELKVRVIGIIPGVEQKDLASGKPDSGKRGGAAPSAEQSIALVTHFAPGTLVSESFRGLRANIQAALHDGKIKSIAVTGSYPGEGRSTVAVNLSIGLAQAGLRTLLVGSDITNPDLAAWFSLDESPGLTDILLGSSQWEETVKTVTEMIIGGMTLDRIMLTPGLDKLNIITRGALPEKQGELLGTKGFSEFLDAVKSAYDIVILDSTPVISSADAATLAAKVDGTIVVYNPAQVSMRALKRTLTQLSRVRSNIIGITLNCVRSGLIPQALREKYARREVRDSEMHAPVKKKNIAKTIIPLAAIIIIAALCWQRDLIFKERTATTVPELVKAPEKALEKKPLKPETPEIKPDDADIPASKAPVGIAVEKSVATEAVDQKQPEVAPGPPAPAETETVFIYQEGRFPYSVYLGSFNSTSQAKRAIDHFAKSGIASFWVKVNLGEKGIWYRVYSGEFTDKEGAEAFINEKAIKDGEIRKAPYAVYTGGFTDRAALEGVASILKENDYSPYIIADENFDNLLNGAFVTKAGAEELSAELNALGIANKVVLR, via the coding sequence TTGAGCTGTAACTGTTTCAATCTGCCAGGATACCTGAAGGTGGCAAAAAAGAGAAAGGGGATAATTATCTCTGCAATTGCGGTCTCACTGCTCTTAAGCCTTATCTTTACCGCATGGCGGGCCATGCCGCCCATGTACCTCTCCTCATGCAGTATAAAATTTACATCTGCACCTGGTGAAGGGGGTTTATTAAACAGGCTGCTTTCAATGCCTGCTGATGAAATTGAAACGCAGCAGGCAATAATGCTGAGCCATGATTTTCTTGCAGGCGTTGCGGCAAAGACCTTACTGATAAAACCAGGCATGCGGGCGGATGACCCGAAGGTAAACGATATTATCGAGGATTTAAGATCCAGATTATCTGTTGAGAGGGAGGGCAAAGCAGATATCCTCCGCGTCAAGGTGGTGGACAAAGACCCTGATCATGCACTTAAACTTGCAGAAACCCTCTCATCCACACTTATTAAAGACTATAGAGATGCGCATGATAAACGCCTTGATGAGGTTATCGCACATATCAATGAAGAGCATCAGGCCACAGTCGATAAACTAAAGGCAAAAGAGGAGGTGCTTGAAAGGTTTATCAGAGAAAACAGGCTTGTTTCCATTGATCTTGAGGGAGAGGCTCTGTTTGTAAAGAAAAATGAGATAGAGGGTAAGGCTGGTAAAAACAATACAGTGCTTGAACCTGAACTGAAAAAGGTAAATGAGAATATAGACCTCCACATGGATAAAAAGATAGAATTTGACCGGCTGAAAATGGAGATTGAATCACTGAGGAATATATCAGCTTTTCTGGAGAAAAAGAGACAGGAGACCATGATAAGAAAGGCGGAAAACCCCGATGATGTAAGGGTCGTAACCCCTGCACAGCGCGCTGCCCTTCCATACAATGAACCTGATTACCTGAAAACAGTGTTATCAGCTCTCATAGCGGGCATTATCCTGGGGCTGATACTTACTATAATTATTGAGGCTATAGACCACTCCGCTGTTTTAATAGAAAAACTGGAAAAAGAACTTAAGGTAAGGGTTATAGGGATCATACCTGGTGTTGAGCAAAAGGATTTAGCCTCTGGCAAACCTGACAGCGGTAAAAGAGGAGGGGCAGCCCCATCAGCAGAACAATCTATTGCCCTTGTGACCCATTTTGCGCCGGGGACCCTTGTTTCCGAGAGCTTCAGGGGGTTAAGGGCAAATATACAGGCGGCCCTTCATGATGGGAAGATAAAGAGCATTGCTGTAACAGGCAGCTACCCTGGCGAAGGCAGGAGCACTGTTGCAGTAAACCTTTCCATTGGCCTTGCACAGGCAGGGCTCAGGACACTTCTCGTTGGGTCGGACATAACTAACCCTGACCTCGCTGCATGGTTTTCACTTGATGAATCGCCCGGTCTTACAGATATACTCCTGGGCTCATCTCAATGGGAAGAAACAGTAAAGACAGTCACAGAGATGATCATAGGGGGCATGACCCTTGACCGTATAATGTTAACGCCTGGCCTGGATAAACTCAATATCATTACAAGGGGTGCCTTACCCGAAAAGCAGGGTGAACTTCTCGGGACAAAAGGGTTTTCTGAGTTTCTCGATGCGGTAAAGAGTGCCTATGATATTGTAATCCTTGATTCAACGCCTGTGATTTCCAGCGCAGACGCAGCTACCCTGGCCGCAAAGGTCGATGGAACAATTGTAGTGTATAACCCTGCACAGGTCTCCATGCGGGCACTTAAACGCACCCTTACCCAGCTTTCACGTGTAAGAAGCAACATCATAGGCATTACCCTTAACTGTGTCAGGTCTGGACTTATCCCTCAAGCCCTCAGAGAAAAATATGCACGGAGAGAGGTGCGCGACAGTGAAATGCATGCGCCTGTTAAAAAGAAAAACATTGCAAAGACGATTATACCCCTTGCCGCCATTATCATTATTGCTGCATTGTGTTGGCAGAGGGATTTGATCTTTAAAGAAAGGACAGCGACAACGGTGCCTGAGTTAGTTAAGGCCCCTGAAAAGGCTTTAGAGAAGAAGCCGCTAAAACCAGAAACACCCGAGATTAAACCCGATGATGCAGATATACCCGCCTCAAAGGCTCCTGTGGGAATAGCGGTTGAAAAAAGTGTTGCAACTGAAGCGGTTGATCAGAAACAGCCAGAGGTTGCCCCTGGACCCCCTGCACCTGCTGAGACAGAGACAGTGTTTATTTACCAGGAGGGCAGATTCCCCTATTCTGTATATCTGGGCTCATTCAACAGTACGAGTCAGGCAAAGAGGGCGATTGATCACTTTGCAAAATCAGGGATTGCATCATTCTGGGTAAAGGTCAACCTTGGGGAAAAGGGGATATGGTACAGGGTATATTCAGGGGAGTTCACTGATAAAGAGGGTGCAGAGGCATTTATTAATGAGAAAGCAATAAAGGATGGCGAGATCAGGAAGGCGCCATATGCTGTTTATACCGGCGGCTTTACTGACAGGGCGGCCCTTGAAGGCGTGGCCAGTATCCTGAAGGAAAATGATTATTCACCATATATCATTGCTGATGAAAATTTTGATAATCTTCTTAACGGCGCATTTGTTACAAAGGCAGGGGCAGAGGAGCTGAGCGCGGAGCTTAATGCCCTTGGGATCGCAAATAAAGTTGTTTTACGATAA
- a CDS encoding AAA family ATPase: MYLNYWKFDRLPFESVPDPEFYYLSASHEEGLTRLIYAAQMRKGSAMLSGEIGCGKTTLSMVFVRELPIEKYDTGIIVNPRLESIEFLQEILYQFGIKDIPDTKVKCLRALNERMLANLEAGKETLLIVDEAQILNEASFEEIRLLLNFQLNSRFLMTIILIGQPELIKKVKEIEQLDQRIAIKYHLTPFNLEETARYIIFRQQKAGGRLNLFSDDAMERIYEHTGGVPRRINNLCDLSLLVGSGTKQENVSKKLVEKIISDGALF; the protein is encoded by the coding sequence ATGTACCTGAATTACTGGAAATTTGACCGGCTCCCATTTGAAAGCGTCCCTGACCCTGAGTTTTACTACCTCTCTGCCTCCCATGAGGAGGGGCTCACACGCCTTATCTATGCGGCACAGATGAGAAAGGGGAGCGCCATGCTCTCCGGCGAGATAGGCTGTGGTAAAACTACACTCTCAATGGTCTTTGTAAGGGAGCTCCCCATAGAAAAATATGACACAGGGATAATCGTAAACCCAAGGCTTGAATCCATTGAGTTTTTACAGGAGATACTCTACCAGTTCGGCATAAAGGATATCCCTGATACAAAGGTAAAATGCCTGAGAGCCCTCAATGAAAGGATGCTTGCCAACCTTGAGGCCGGAAAAGAGACCCTCCTTATTGTTGACGAGGCACAGATACTTAATGAGGCATCATTTGAGGAGATAAGGCTCCTGTTAAATTTCCAGCTTAACAGCAGGTTTCTCATGACCATCATCCTTATTGGTCAACCTGAGCTTATTAAGAAGGTAAAGGAGATCGAGCAGCTTGACCAGAGGATAGCCATAAAATATCATCTTACACCCTTTAACCTTGAAGAGACTGCCAGGTATATTATCTTCAGGCAGCAAAAGGCAGGCGGAAGGCTCAACCTCTTTTCTGATGATGCAATGGAGAGGATATATGAGCATACTGGCGGAGTACCGAGAAGGATAAATAACCTGTGTGATCTCTCCCTTCTTGTGGGGTCAGGCACAAAACAGGAGAATGTCAGCAAAAAACTGGTGGAGAAGATAATCAGCGATGGTGCGCTTTTCTGA
- a CDS encoding formyl transferase, with protein sequence MKTVPFYNPENKNGPMKVAAFMSGSGSNIKMLLKREKELMLAGGISPFQVKFIFSDRSDGACQGERIALENGLPYFSYDIRRFHAMRGLGRTVHTVSGLEARKEYDGVAANLVAAFDIDLIALGGYMSVTTLKGCVNVHPADLSILTPDGKRRYTGDHAVADAILAGERYLRASTLWTDQGVDTGPLLMVSAPVEVKLTESIDALKNNAALLKQTVDRHQEALKQKGDWVIFPRTIEMIAEGRFALDEMNRVYVDGRHMPDGYRE encoded by the coding sequence ATGAAAACTGTCCCGTTCTATAACCCTGAAAATAAAAATGGCCCCATGAAGGTGGCTGCCTTTATGTCAGGCTCAGGGAGCAATATAAAGATGCTTTTAAAAAGAGAAAAGGAGCTGATGCTGGCTGGGGGCATATCCCCATTTCAGGTTAAGTTTATATTCAGTGACAGGTCGGACGGCGCATGTCAGGGGGAAAGGATTGCCCTTGAAAACGGGCTCCCCTACTTCAGTTATGATATACGCAGGTTTCACGCCATGCGGGGTTTAGGCCGCACAGTGCATACTGTTTCCGGGCTTGAGGCGAGAAAGGAGTATGACGGGGTTGCAGCTAATCTTGTTGCCGCATTTGATATTGATCTTATTGCCCTGGGTGGCTACATGAGCGTTACTACACTTAAGGGCTGCGTAAATGTACACCCGGCAGACCTGTCTATTTTAACCCCTGATGGTAAAAGGAGATACACAGGTGACCATGCTGTGGCAGATGCTATCCTTGCAGGAGAGAGATATCTGAGGGCATCCACCCTCTGGACAGACCAGGGTGTGGATACCGGCCCCCTGCTCATGGTTTCCGCACCTGTTGAGGTAAAACTTACTGAATCGATCGATGCTCTTAAAAATAATGCAGCGCTCCTGAAGCAGACTGTTGACCGGCATCAGGAAGCGCTTAAACAAAAAGGGGACTGGGTTATTTTCCCCCGCACTATTGAGATGATTGCAGAGGGGAGATTTGCCCTTGATGAAATGAACAGGGTATATGTGGATGGAAGGCATATGCCTGATGGGTACAGGGAATAA
- a CDS encoding HD domain-containing protein has product MDNNNSTFDTVFLEDDILINAETPPELIETMHKEGYLQKLRTAKGLSYRIEKDIYARITDADGKEKRGSKIISEGGIIDSRTFSDIIKRRLWERIDKCMTIDGKINHEAIISSIERLKEESPIHSIIFETGKAELIENIIKQIDFDKIMLENLNILYEQEHEGRYVQHAQNTAIFAIKMGTGYGLSKNTLVDLAKAGYLHDIGKIAIDPDIWKKQGNELTDQEKRQIKVHPLIGEYILEGATFILKKKYDAKVIRGVGDHHERLTSKGGYPRGTRGDKIGDFARIIAIASQFDNMLRDSIKGLEKSENDHHEINMITDTLDWLNKMAAQGWYDPKYVDILSGFYTPAMARVIGEKESTDEIKAIQNIFIGIEKAAGFMMNLHFDEVKSSHPKVSDYCNRICSNAFQISRVIREAGITEPLLLVYSQEKNAVNDVKESLKKTVCCMDTPLKEMRECIDKFELFAEGRSNSCDGIIDSVTTWYDVIDKTLRNAAIH; this is encoded by the coding sequence ATGGATAACAATAACTCAACTTTTGACACAGTCTTTCTAGAAGATGATATTTTGATAAATGCTGAAACACCTCCTGAATTGATTGAAACTATGCATAAGGAAGGGTATCTGCAAAAATTAAGAACAGCTAAAGGATTATCATACCGAATTGAAAAGGATATATATGCCAGGATAACAGATGCAGATGGCAAAGAAAAACGCGGATCAAAAATAATATCTGAAGGAGGGATAATAGATTCCCGGACATTTTCAGATATAATAAAGCGAAGATTATGGGAAAGGATTGATAAATGCATGACCATTGATGGTAAAATAAATCATGAAGCCATCATCTCAAGTATAGAGCGTTTAAAAGAAGAATCTCCAATACACAGTATTATTTTTGAAACCGGTAAAGCGGAGTTGATAGAAAATATCATTAAGCAGATTGATTTTGATAAGATTATGCTGGAAAACCTTAATATCCTTTACGAACAGGAACATGAAGGCAGGTACGTCCAGCATGCCCAGAATACCGCTATCTTTGCGATAAAGATGGGAACAGGGTACGGCCTGAGTAAAAATACCCTGGTAGATCTTGCAAAGGCAGGATACCTGCACGATATTGGTAAAATAGCCATTGACCCCGACATATGGAAAAAGCAGGGGAATGAATTAACAGATCAGGAAAAGAGGCAGATAAAGGTCCACCCGCTTATAGGTGAATATATCCTTGAAGGGGCAACCTTCATACTCAAGAAAAAATATGATGCGAAGGTTATAAGGGGTGTCGGAGATCATCATGAGCGACTAACCAGCAAGGGCGGTTACCCAAGGGGAACAAGAGGGGATAAAATAGGTGATTTTGCGAGGATCATAGCAATCGCAAGCCAATTTGACAATATGCTGAGGGATTCAATAAAGGGGTTAGAAAAGTCTGAGAATGATCATCATGAAATAAATATGATAACCGACACGCTGGATTGGCTAAATAAAATGGCTGCTCAGGGCTGGTACGACCCCAAATATGTGGATATATTATCCGGTTTTTATACTCCTGCAATGGCCAGGGTGATTGGGGAAAAAGAATCTACAGATGAAATAAAGGCTATTCAAAACATTTTTATAGGGATAGAAAAGGCAGCAGGTTTTATGATGAATCTGCATTTTGACGAAGTAAAATCATCCCATCCAAAAGTATCAGATTATTGCAACCGAATATGTTCAAACGCTTTTCAGATAAGCAGGGTAATTCGTGAAGCGGGAATCACCGAACCTCTTTTACTTGTCTATTCGCAGGAAAAAAATGCAGTAAACGATGTGAAGGAAAGCCTGAAAAAAACTGTATGCTGTATGGATACACCACTTAAAGAGATGCGTGAATGCATAGATAAATTTGAGCTGTTTGCTGAAGGCCGAAGCAACTCCTGTGATGGTATTATAGATTCAGTTACAACATGGTATGATGTGATTGATAAGACTTTACGAAATGCAGCGATTCACTAA
- a CDS encoding radical SAM protein — protein MEADKKESPKYLRMSLAAAMTLGFKQGLFYRNAKLYCINLLLTYDEGCAARCAYCGLSNNRPGAYTKKSFIRVTWPEYSLAEIIDGIVKRQERVKRICISMLTNGRAVKDTKEICKRLRSAFDIPVSLLISPTILRYEDLIDFKNAGADKIGVAIDLATEELFNKYRGNGVKGPHKWDRYWQCLADSIRVFGKENAGSHFMTGMGETEREMCDAIQRVKDMGGYTHLFSFFPEANSPMSEHPMPPMAQYRRIQVARYLIDKRMADISRFVFDDSGQIIEFGLSLTDMERLIETGEPFRTSGCTGYDGEVACNRPFANSRPGPDIRNFPFKPEEADITRIKKQME, from the coding sequence ATGGAAGCAGATAAAAAAGAAAGCCCTAAATATTTGAGGATGAGCCTTGCGGCAGCCATGACCCTTGGTTTTAAGCAGGGGCTCTTTTACCGGAACGCAAAGCTATACTGTATAAACCTGCTCCTCACCTATGATGAGGGGTGTGCGGCAAGGTGTGCCTACTGCGGATTAAGCAATAACAGGCCAGGCGCATATACAAAAAAGAGCTTTATCAGGGTCACATGGCCTGAGTACAGCCTTGCTGAGATAATTGATGGCATTGTAAAAAGGCAGGAGCGGGTAAAAAGGATATGTATCTCCATGCTGACAAATGGTCGCGCGGTTAAAGACACAAAAGAGATATGCAAAAGGCTGCGTTCCGCTTTTGATATCCCTGTATCCCTTCTTATATCCCCAACCATATTAAGATATGAAGACCTTATAGATTTTAAAAACGCTGGGGCAGACAAGATTGGCGTTGCCATAGACCTTGCCACAGAGGAGCTGTTTAATAAATACAGGGGAAATGGCGTTAAAGGGCCGCACAAATGGGATAGATACTGGCAGTGCCTTGCTGATTCTATCAGGGTCTTTGGTAAAGAGAACGCGGGCTCACATTTTATGACAGGCATGGGCGAGACAGAAAGAGAGATGTGTGATGCAATCCAGAGGGTAAAAGATATGGGCGGATATACCCACCTCTTTTCATTCTTCCCTGAGGCGAACTCCCCTATGTCAGAGCACCCCATGCCGCCAATGGCACAGTACAGGCGTATACAGGTTGCCCGATACCTTATAGATAAGCGCATGGCTGACATATCCCGGTTTGTTTTTGATGATAGCGGGCAGATAATAGAATTTGGATTATCCTTAACTGACATGGAAAGGCTTATTGAAACCGGCGAACCTTTTCGCACAAGCGGGTGCACCGGTTATGATGGTGAGGTCGCCTGCAACAGGCCTTTTGCAAATTCCCGCCCCGGGCCGGATATAAGGAATTTCCCTTTCAAACCTGAAGAGGCGGATATAACACGAATAAAAAAACAGATGGAGTGA
- a CDS encoding glucan 1,4-alpha-glucosidase, translating to MRRHYIRLFIFSIISLLFFSCSDKSEVSEKKSDEFSFWNPALPVETRINDLLIRMTLDEKISQLTNESPAVERLNIPAYEWWNEALHGVARAGNATVFPQAIGLAATWNTELIHEIADVISTEARAKHHEAFRNGDYGRYKGLTFWSPNINIFRDPRWGRGQETYGEDPYLTSRIGVAFVKGLQGDDPKYMKAAACAKHYAVHSGPEHLRHEFDISVSDRDLWETYLPAFKALVTEADVEAVMCAYNRYDGDACCGSDLLLKEILRNQWGFEGHIVSDCGAIEDIFMYHKIVNTSPEAAAIAIKSGTDVRCGWGEPGLKDAVAQGLATEEDVDRALTRLLNTRFKLGMFDPPEMVSYAKTPYEKNNAPDHGRLALETARQAIVLLKNANSILPLSKGLKKIAVIGPNADDYEALLGNYNGTPVSYSTVLTGVKKVLPETATVTYALGVNYLGEKYKLKPVPAEVFSVNGEKGVKTSYYSNAELKDEPFRVATEQDINREYSYGAPIEGMPVDNFSIRFEGNIRPDKTGRYYLGITGDDGFRLYLEDKTVIDSWLSRGKKTTVCEVELTAGKVYPFRLEYYDGSNNAQVMFGWHEPGYDLAEEAIKAAADADAIIFAGGITPRLEGEEMGEDVKFEGFYRGDRTKISLPAAQTEMLKALMKLNKPVVFVNMSGSAVSFVWEHENVPAIIQAWYPGQAGGEAIADIIFGNYNPCGRLPVTFYKSEEQLPPYENYDMAGRTYRYFEGEALYPFGYGLSYSIFEYTNIQITPPELTKDRDVTLSVELKNTSNRDGAEVVQVYITDNNASFPIPLKSLKAFKRVELKAGEKQNITFSLKPDDFALYDDNGQRIIESGDFTVMVGGSSASGIKATVTAKEKIVLSEKE from the coding sequence ATGAGGCGACACTATATCAGGTTATTTATTTTTTCTATTATTTCTCTGCTCTTTTTTTCATGCTCTGATAAGAGTGAGGTAAGCGAAAAAAAGAGCGATGAATTTTCCTTCTGGAATCCTGCCCTTCCGGTTGAAACCAGGATCAATGATCTTCTTATCAGGATGACCCTTGATGAAAAGATATCACAGCTTACAAATGAATCCCCTGCTGTTGAAAGGCTTAATATACCTGCATATGAGTGGTGGAATGAGGCGCTGCACGGTGTGGCAAGGGCAGGGAACGCAACGGTATTTCCGCAGGCCATAGGGCTGGCTGCAACATGGAATACAGAGCTTATACATGAAATCGCTGATGTAATATCCACAGAGGCCAGGGCAAAGCACCACGAGGCATTCAGAAATGGGGATTATGGCCGGTACAAGGGGCTTACATTCTGGTCCCCCAATATCAATATATTCCGAGACCCCAGGTGGGGCAGGGGTCAGGAGACCTATGGGGAAGACCCTTACCTTACCTCCCGCATAGGTGTTGCATTTGTAAAGGGGCTCCAGGGTGATGACCCCAAATACATGAAGGCCGCAGCATGTGCTAAACATTATGCTGTGCACAGCGGGCCGGAGCATCTACGCCACGAGTTTGATATATCAGTAAGTGACAGGGACCTGTGGGAGACATACCTGCCTGCCTTTAAGGCACTTGTTACAGAGGCGGATGTGGAGGCGGTTATGTGCGCCTATAACAGATACGACGGGGATGCCTGCTGCGGGAGCGACCTGCTGTTAAAAGAGATCCTCAGAAACCAGTGGGGGTTTGAGGGCCACATTGTCTCAGACTGTGGCGCCATTGAAGATATATTTATGTACCACAAAATCGTAAACACCTCCCCTGAGGCCGCGGCTATAGCCATTAAAAGCGGCACAGATGTCCGGTGCGGATGGGGAGAGCCCGGCTTAAAGGATGCAGTAGCCCAGGGGCTTGCAACAGAGGAAGATGTTGACAGGGCATTGACGCGCCTGCTGAACACCCGCTTTAAACTTGGGATGTTTGACCCGCCTGAGATGGTCTCCTATGCAAAGACCCCATATGAAAAAAACAATGCACCCGATCACGGCAGGCTTGCGCTTGAGACAGCAAGGCAGGCTATTGTGCTGTTAAAAAATGCGAACTCTATTTTGCCTTTATCAAAAGGGCTTAAAAAGATTGCTGTTATTGGCCCCAATGCGGATGACTATGAGGCGCTGCTGGGTAATTATAATGGCACGCCCGTATCCTATTCCACTGTGCTTACAGGCGTAAAAAAGGTGCTCCCTGAAACAGCCACTGTTACATATGCCCTTGGTGTAAATTACTTGGGCGAAAAGTACAAGCTTAAGCCTGTGCCGGCAGAGGTCTTTTCTGTGAATGGTGAGAAGGGGGTAAAAACCTCATATTATTCAAATGCTGAGCTTAAGGATGAACCCTTCAGGGTTGCAACAGAGCAGGATATTAACAGGGAATACTCCTATGGCGCACCCATTGAGGGCATGCCCGTGGATAATTTTTCTATCCGCTTTGAGGGAAACATCAGGCCGGACAAAACCGGGAGATATTACTTAGGGATAACCGGAGATGATGGTTTCAGGCTCTATCTTGAAGACAAAACTGTTATTGATTCATGGCTAAGCAGGGGCAAGAAGACAACCGTCTGCGAGGTGGAACTTACAGCAGGTAAGGTTTATCCCTTCAGGCTTGAATATTATGATGGAAGCAACAATGCACAGGTGATGTTCGGATGGCATGAGCCGGGCTATGACCTTGCTGAAGAGGCGATAAAGGCCGCCGCTGATGCGGATGCTATAATTTTTGCGGGCGGCATAACCCCCCGTCTTGAAGGAGAGGAGATGGGTGAGGATGTAAAGTTTGAGGGGTTTTACAGGGGTGACAGGACAAAGATCTCGCTCCCCGCTGCCCAGACAGAGATGCTGAAGGCGCTCATGAAACTTAATAAACCGGTTGTGTTTGTGAATATGAGCGGGAGCGCAGTCTCCTTTGTTTGGGAGCATGAAAATGTCCCTGCGATCATACAGGCATGGTACCCGGGTCAGGCGGGTGGAGAGGCTATAGCAGATATCATATTCGGTAATTATAATCCCTGTGGCCGTTTGCCTGTTACCTTCTATAAATCAGAAGAGCAACTCCCCCCATATGAAAACTATGATATGGCAGGCCGCACATACAGGTATTTTGAAGGTGAAGCCCTTTATCCATTCGGGTATGGATTAAGCTATTCCATATTTGAATACACAAACATCCAGATAACGCCCCCTGAACTCACAAAAGACAGGGATGTTACCCTCTCTGTTGAATTGAAAAACACCTCGAACCGTGATGGAGCAGAGGTTGTTCAGGTATATATAACCGATAATAATGCCTCGTTTCCTATACCGCTAAAATCACTTAAGGCATTCAAAAGAGTGGAGCTTAAGGCCGGTGAAAAGCAAAATATAACCTTTTCATTAAAGCCGGATGATTTTGCCCTTTATGACGATAATGGGC